A single genomic interval of Danio aesculapii chromosome 5, fDanAes4.1, whole genome shotgun sequence harbors:
- the ak6 gene encoding adenylate kinase isoenzyme 6 — protein MRIMKRPNILLTGTPGVGKTTLGKELAQRTGLTYVNVGDLAQEAQLFDGFDEEYQCPILDEDRVVDELEDQMGDGGVIIDYHGCDFFPERWFHIVFVLRTDNTNLYNRLESRGYAGKKLQDNVQCEIFQTIFEEAVEAYKEEIVHQLPSNTPEDLERNLEQIVQWIEQWMKDNN, from the exons ATGAGAATCATGAAGAGACCTAACATTCTTCTCACTG GAACCCCTGGAGTAGGAAAGACGACTCTAGGGAAAGAGCTGGCTCAGAGAACAGGACTAACCTATGTCAATGTGGGTGATTTGGCACAGGAAG CTCAGTTGTTTGATGGTTTTGATGAAGAATACCAGTGCCCTATATTGGATGAGGACAGG GTAGTGGATGAGTTGGAGGACCAAATGGGAGATGGAGGCGTAATTATTGATTACCATGGCTGTGATTTCTTTCCTGAACGCTGGTTTCACATTGTTTTTGTCCTCCGCACTGACAACACCAATCTCTACAATCGTCTCGAAAGCAG AGGGTACGCAGGAAAGAAGCTCCAGGATAATGTGCAGTGTGAGATTTTCCAGACTATTTTTGAGGAAGCCGTGGAAGCCTACAAGGAGGAAATTGTTCACCAGCTTCCCAGTAACACTCCTGAAGACCTGGAGAGGAATCTGGAACAAATTGTTCAGTGGATTGAACAATGGATGAAAGACAACAATTGA
- the marveld2b gene encoding MARVEL domain-containing protein 2b, whose protein sequence is MSFGNGSASRFDRVRDMPHYDQVPIGSMPWGQQPPYALGGVAAASSYESLPPPPLPENPPVGPEFYPSDVEDQVDDAMDIKPIRRFIPDSVKNFFRASGNRGSKKLTFPPPPPPIDGNTTSQGVPCSPPHSRAPSPTAPSSYLDPYGGSGGSYTSMKEQAMLLGEPLESVSGRSLQTAMTYSEKVEDYNQRYAYMKSWAGLLRILGCMELLLGAAVFACVCAYVHKDNEWFNMFGYSMHQVYGGMYGGATMGGMYGGSGSTYSGPLTPFVLVVAGVAWIVTVIILILGITMYYRTILLDSNWWPITECVVNVALGLLYLAAAIVYVRDTLRGGLCYYPQFNAGPNKGFCRTEAGQNAAIIFLFVNMLLYLVGAIVCLKMWRHEAARMRRERLEQDMKSDGLPLNMIGAGSSVSVPIQSAPKITKPETFDGMPDHPAMMEPEILRGHIPAGHIPKPLVIADYVAKYPTIRTDEEKERYKAVFNDQYAEYKELHAEVQVLTQKFEEMDNLMRNLPQRPSSQMEQERISSIVQEYNRKKADPTYQEKRERCEYLKNKLAHIKQKIQEYDKVMDWNDGYS, encoded by the exons ATGTCATTTGGAAACGGGTCAGCATCCCGCTTTGATCGGGTCCGAGATATGCCTCACTACGATCAGGTGCCCATCGGCTCAATGCCGTGGGGTCAGCAACCTCCTTACGCTCTTGGTGGTGTAGCAGCAGCATCCAGTTATGAGAGTTTACCACCTCCTCCGCTGCCTGAAAATCCCCCTGTTGGACCAGAATTCTACCCGAGTGACGTTGAAGACCAAGTGGATGATGCCATGGACATCAAACCCATCCGACGCTTCATTCCTGACTCTGTGAAAAACTTCTTCAGGGCCAGTGGCAACCGAGGGAGCAAGAAATTGACTTttcctccaccaccaccaccaattGATGGAAACACCACCAGCCAAGGTGTCCCGTGTTCCCCTCCACACTCTCGGGCACCATCGCCAACAGCGCCCAGCTCTTACCTGGACCCTTATGGAGGATCTGGAGGCAGCTACACTTCAATGAAGGAGCAGGCAATGTTATTAGGGGAGCCACTGGAATCAGTTTCTGGGCGTTCTTTGCAGACGGCTATGACTTACAGTGAGAAGGTGGAAGATTACAATCAGCGCTATGCCTACATGAAGTCCTGGGCCGGACTCTTGCGTATTTTAGGATGCATGGAGTTGCTTTTGGGTGCTGCTGTTTTTGCCTGCGTCTGTGCATATGTTCACAAGGATAATGAGTGGTTCAATATGTTTGGTTACTCAATGCATCAGGTGTATGGAGGAATGTATGGGGGAGCAACAATGGGTGGGATGTATGGAGGATCTGGGTCTACATACTCAGGACCTTTAACTCCCTTTGTCCTTGTGGTTGCTGGAGTGGCTTGGATAGTGACTGTCATTATATTAATCTTGGGAATAACCATGTATTATCGTACCATTTTACTCGACTCCAACTGGTGGCCAATCACAGAGTGTGTGGTAAATGTGGCATTAGGATTGCTCTACTTGGCAGCTGCAATTGTGTATGTGCGGGACACACTTCGTGGAGGGCTCTGCTATTATCCACAGTTCAATGCTGGGCCCAACAAAGGGTTTTGTCGAACAGAGGCTGGACAGAACGCTGCCATAATTTTTCTCTTTGTAAACATGCTGTTGTATCTTGTGGGAGCCATCGTCTGTCTAAAGATGTGGAGACATGAAGCTGCAAGGATGCGCAGAGAGAGACTGGAACAAGAT ATGAAGTCAGACGGGCTTCCACTCAATATG ATTGGTGCCGGCTCAAGTGTCTCAGTGCCCATCCAAAGTGCTCCAAAAATTACCAAGCCAGAGACTTTTGATGGCATGCCTGATCATCCAGCTATGATGGAACCGGAGATTTTGAGGGGTCACATCCCTGCTGGCCACATCCCCAAACCTTTGGTCATTGCAGATTATGTGGC GAAATATCCGACGATCCGCACTGATGAGGAGAAGGAGCGCTACAAAGCTGTGTTTAATGATCAATATGCAGAGTATAAAGAACTGCACGCCGAGGTTCAGGTTTTAACACAGAAGTTTGAGGAAATGGATAATCTGATGAGGAATTTACCACAACGACCTTCAAGCCAGATG GAGCAAGAGAGAATCAGTAGCATTGTTCAAGAGTATAACAGAAAAAAGGCT GACCCAACTTACCAGGAAAAAAGGGAGAGATGTGAATACCTGAAAAACAAACTTGCTCACATAAAGCAGAAAATTCAGGAGTACGACAAAGTCATGGACTGGAATGATGGTTACAGCTAG